The Alteripontixanthobacter sp. genome has a window encoding:
- a CDS encoding HAMP domain-containing sensor histidine kinase, which produces MTAVPSERAFIAKARTDAQDRLIEADEPLAGLHVSCGGEAMGTLAIPELLAMVRKARKYGVPLARSIVANDGDEQVSAWVEAVPLGIKGEDGCEIGVESWHTAPLAQAGEREEAERRITINRAAAEFAARLDPRQNVLSAASSAADLQQLEQAMAHGAGQPWTDFVSLPGSDHRQPLHWRLLDGAMCRVDGSDREWRAVLAPMGQPEPGREGFELLLVSDTPPSTGNPGARPAEQVQPSAADGPSLGRDLAPVLRQPVARIIANAETIRTRLAGPLADEYSDYAADIASAGQHLLGLIEDLADLEVVESDRFTTAPDRIDLNEVARQAAGILGVRARERSIELALPEQGAAEVPAIGEFRRVLQILLNLLGNAVNYSPEGSRIEIAAFADAGSANISVADQGPGLDHAQRDAVFAKFERLGRSGDGGSGLGLYISQRLAEAMQGALSVESEPGEGARFTLTLPQPETSAK; this is translated from the coding sequence GTGACCGCCGTGCCTTCGGAACGGGCTTTCATCGCCAAAGCGCGCACCGATGCGCAAGACCGCCTGATCGAGGCGGACGAGCCGCTTGCCGGGCTGCACGTTAGCTGCGGGGGAGAGGCCATGGGCACGCTGGCAATCCCCGAACTGCTCGCAATGGTGCGCAAGGCGCGCAAATATGGCGTTCCCCTCGCTCGCTCCATCGTGGCCAATGATGGCGATGAGCAGGTCAGCGCCTGGGTAGAGGCGGTGCCGCTGGGCATCAAAGGCGAAGATGGGTGCGAGATCGGCGTGGAAAGTTGGCACACCGCTCCGCTTGCCCAAGCGGGCGAGCGCGAGGAGGCCGAGCGCCGCATCACGATCAACCGCGCCGCTGCCGAATTCGCCGCGCGTCTGGACCCGCGCCAGAATGTGCTGTCCGCCGCCTCCAGCGCGGCCGATTTACAGCAACTGGAGCAGGCAATGGCGCACGGGGCCGGGCAGCCATGGACCGATTTCGTTTCGCTGCCCGGTAGCGATCATCGCCAACCGCTGCATTGGCGGCTGCTGGACGGGGCAATGTGCCGGGTGGACGGGTCCGACCGTGAATGGCGGGCGGTTCTGGCCCCGATGGGACAGCCGGAGCCGGGCCGCGAAGGCTTCGAATTGCTGCTCGTATCGGACACACCCCCATCAACGGGCAATCCGGGTGCCCGCCCTGCGGAGCAGGTGCAACCTTCTGCCGCCGATGGGCCCAGCCTGGGCCGCGACCTTGCCCCGGTACTGCGCCAGCCAGTCGCGCGCATCATTGCCAATGCGGAAACGATCCGCACGCGTTTGGCCGGACCGCTGGCCGATGAATATAGCGATTATGCCGCCGATATTGCATCGGCCGGCCAGCACCTGCTGGGACTTATCGAGGATCTGGCCGATCTGGAAGTGGTCGAATCGGACCGCTTCACTACCGCCCCGGACCGTATCGATTTGAATGAGGTTGCGCGGCAGGCTGCGGGTATTCTGGGCGTCCGCGCGCGGGAGCGTTCGATCGAGCTGGCCCTGCCCGAGCAGGGCGCAGCAGAAGTGCCGGCTATCGGCGAATTTCGCCGGGTTCTGCAGATCCTACTCAATCTGCTGGGCAACGCGGTCAACTATTCGCCCGAAGGATCTCGCATTGAGATCGCAGCTTTCGCCGATGCGGGCAGCGCGAATATCTCGGTCGCGGATCAGGGCCCGGGGCTCGATCATGCGCAGCGCGACGCGGTGTTCGCGAAGTTCGAACGGCTTGGCCGCAGCGGGGACGGCGGGTCCGGGCTCGGCCTCTACATTTCGCAGCGGCTTGCCGAGGCGATGCAGGGCGCACTTTCGGTCGAGAGCGAGCCGGGGGAGGGCGCGCGCTTCACGCTCACCCTCCCGCAGCCCGAAACTTCCGCGAAGTAG
- a CDS encoding ComEC/Rec2 family competence protein, with the protein MASAPQVPLDDGSEVPDVAVQQPWRKGFRLSSIADAAERFLDNSGFDRGPWLAVGFAGGIALWFWLDGPWQWIGALMALALAAITATSLWSSREDRAQLRISASGLCLALIAGMLIVWLRSETVGAVPIDYPRVETFNARVLEREEQPARERVRLVLAMRDAESGTARKVRVNLPAASDNAAFDEGAVIRLRARLMPPGPPMLPGGYDFARRAWFDGLSATGSVLGEVRLIEPGGDGAGWIARLQRRLATHVRGELDGSPGTIAAAFASGDRGAIAEADEDAMRDAGLTHLLSISGLHVSAVIAAAYFLAIKLLALWPWLVLRVRLPVLAAGIAALAGISYTLLTGAEVPTVRSCVGAMLVLIALAIGREPLSLRMVAAAAVFVLLLWPESLVGPSFQMSFSAVLAIVALHNSAPVRQFLKAREESWLARTGRRALMLLVTGLVIEIALMPVVLFHFHRAGLYGAFANVIAIPLVTFLSMPLIAIALLLDVVGLGTPGWWLAGKSLEGLLGIAHFTAGLPGAVKLAPQIGFGTVALFVIGGLWLALWRGKARLAGLVPAALGTALVAVNPAPDILISGDGRHVGIAGEGERLIMLRDTRSDYARDNFLELAGQGGDIIPLAEWPAARCSPEFCVLTIARAERNWRVLMARNRMQVEERALAAACERSDIVVADRYLPRSCRPAWLKADRRFLDRSGGLALHLNEGRIERVSDTQGEHGWWRPGGD; encoded by the coding sequence ATGGCCTCCGCGCCCCAAGTGCCGCTGGACGACGGTTCCGAAGTGCCCGATGTTGCAGTGCAGCAGCCTTGGCGGAAGGGCTTTCGCTTGTCCAGCATCGCCGATGCGGCAGAGCGGTTTCTGGACAATTCGGGCTTCGATCGCGGCCCGTGGCTGGCGGTGGGATTTGCAGGCGGGATAGCCTTGTGGTTCTGGCTGGACGGTCCGTGGCAATGGATCGGGGCGCTGATGGCGCTGGCGTTAGCCGCAATTACGGCGACTTCTTTGTGGAGCAGCCGCGAGGACCGTGCGCAGCTGAGGATCTCGGCCAGCGGCCTGTGCTTGGCGCTGATCGCCGGAATGCTGATCGTGTGGCTACGCTCCGAAACGGTCGGGGCGGTACCGATCGATTATCCGCGGGTTGAGACGTTCAACGCCCGCGTGCTGGAGCGCGAGGAACAGCCCGCCCGCGAACGGGTACGGCTTGTCCTGGCGATGCGCGATGCCGAGAGCGGCACGGCGCGCAAGGTGCGGGTGAACCTTCCCGCCGCCAGCGATAATGCCGCCTTTGACGAAGGCGCAGTGATCCGCCTGCGTGCCCGGCTGATGCCGCCCGGCCCGCCAATGTTGCCCGGTGGCTACGACTTTGCCCGGCGGGCATGGTTCGATGGGCTTTCCGCCACCGGAAGCGTGTTGGGCGAAGTGCGCCTGATCGAACCGGGCGGAGATGGTGCCGGTTGGATCGCGCGTCTGCAACGCAGACTGGCTACGCATGTTCGCGGGGAGCTCGACGGATCGCCCGGAACAATCGCGGCCGCCTTTGCCAGTGGCGATCGTGGAGCGATAGCCGAGGCGGATGAGGATGCCATGCGCGATGCGGGGCTGACCCACTTGCTGTCCATCAGCGGCTTACATGTCAGCGCGGTGATCGCGGCGGCATATTTCCTGGCAATCAAGTTGCTGGCTCTGTGGCCATGGCTGGTGCTGCGCGTGCGATTGCCCGTACTCGCCGCCGGTATCGCGGCGCTTGCGGGCATTTCCTATACGTTATTGACCGGCGCAGAGGTGCCCACGGTGCGCAGCTGCGTTGGAGCGATGCTGGTGCTCATCGCGCTTGCGATCGGGCGCGAGCCATTGTCGCTGCGCATGGTGGCGGCTGCGGCGGTGTTCGTCCTGTTGCTATGGCCGGAATCGCTGGTCGGGCCGAGCTTCCAGATGAGTTTTTCCGCTGTGCTGGCCATCGTCGCGTTGCATAATAGCGCGCCGGTTCGCCAGTTTCTGAAGGCGCGGGAAGAAAGCTGGCTGGCCCGGACCGGGCGCCGCGCATTGATGCTGCTGGTTACCGGACTGGTCATCGAAATCGCGCTGATGCCGGTGGTGCTGTTCCATTTCCACCGCGCGGGCCTGTACGGCGCATTTGCCAATGTTATCGCCATTCCGTTGGTCACCTTCCTGTCGATGCCGCTGATCGCAATTGCTTTGCTGCTCGACGTGGTAGGACTGGGCACACCAGGCTGGTGGCTGGCGGGCAAATCGCTGGAGGGGTTGCTGGGCATTGCGCATTTCACCGCCGGGTTGCCCGGTGCGGTGAAACTGGCGCCGCAAATCGGTTTCGGCACTGTCGCGCTGTTCGTGATTGGCGGTCTGTGGCTTGCACTTTGGCGGGGGAAAGCCCGGCTGGCCGGGCTGGTGCCGGCAGCGCTCGGGACAGCGCTGGTCGCGGTCAACCCGGCGCCGGACATCCTGATTTCGGGCGATGGGCGCCATGTCGGCATCGCCGGGGAGGGCGAGCGCCTGATCATGTTGCGCGATACAAGGAGCGATTATGCGCGCGACAATTTCCTCGAACTGGCCGGGCAGGGCGGAGATATCATACCGCTGGCCGAATGGCCCGCCGCGCGGTGCAGTCCGGAATTCTGCGTGCTGACCATCGCGCGGGCCGAGCGAAACTGGCGGGTTCTGATGGCGCGCAACCGAATGCAGGTGGAGGAGCGCGCGCTGGCGGCTGCTTGCGAGCGTTCGGATATCGTAGTGGCCGACCGCTATCTGCCGCGTAGCTGCCGCCCGGCCTGGCTCAAGGCGGATCGCCGTTTCCTGGATCGAAGCGGCGGGCTGGCGCTGCATCTGAATGAGGGGCGGATAGAAAGGGTTTCCGATACGCAGGGCGAACACGGTTGGTGGCGGCCGGGCGGAGATTAA
- the gltX gene encoding glutamate--tRNA ligase, which translates to MASDSGAASDMVVTRFAPSPTGFLHIGGARTALFNWLFARHHGGKALLRIEDTDKKRSTQEAIDAILDGLDWLGLQYDEQPTFQSQRAERHAEVANVLLEHGHAYRCYATSEELEAMRAEQRAAKQPMRYDGRWRDRDAGDAPIDAPFTVRLKTPQDGETAIDDLVQGRVTVRNEEIDDYIILRADGSPTYMLAAVVDDRDMGCTHIIRGDDHLNNAFRQLPIYRAMDAVEGGWGQPVYAHIPLIHGSDGAKLSKRHGALGVDSYRDEMGILPEALFNYLLRLGWGHGDREEISREEAIALFDLDGVGKSPSRFDIKKLENLNGHYIREADDDRLASLVAGRMQEAVDTALLERAMPVLKTRARNLDEIADGAAFLFAKRPLSITDKAAKLLDDDARARLSSISAHLQAENDWTIEALEASLKQLAETLELGLGKLAQPMRAALTGTTTSPGIFDVLVLLGREESLARIDAQSVQAAN; encoded by the coding sequence ATGGCAAGCGATAGCGGCGCGGCGAGCGATATGGTGGTGACCCGTTTCGCCCCCTCCCCGACCGGGTTTCTGCACATTGGCGGCGCGCGAACCGCGTTGTTCAATTGGCTGTTCGCCCGCCATCATGGCGGCAAGGCTCTGCTGCGGATCGAGGACACGGACAAGAAGCGCTCAACCCAGGAGGCGATCGACGCTATTCTGGACGGGCTGGATTGGTTGGGCCTGCAGTATGACGAGCAGCCGACCTTCCAGTCGCAGCGCGCCGAGCGTCATGCCGAGGTGGCGAACGTGCTGCTGGAGCATGGCCATGCCTATCGCTGCTATGCCACGTCCGAGGAACTTGAAGCCATGCGGGCCGAGCAGCGCGCGGCGAAGCAGCCGATGCGTTACGATGGCCGCTGGCGCGACCGGGATGCCGGCGACGCGCCCATCGATGCTCCCTTTACCGTACGTCTCAAGACGCCGCAGGACGGCGAAACCGCGATCGACGATCTGGTCCAGGGCCGCGTCACGGTGCGTAACGAAGAGATCGACGATTACATCATCCTGCGCGCCGATGGCTCGCCTACCTATATGCTGGCGGCGGTGGTCGACGACCGCGATATGGGCTGCACCCACATCATTCGCGGCGACGATCACCTCAACAATGCCTTTCGCCAATTGCCGATCTACCGCGCGATGGACGCGGTCGAAGGCGGTTGGGGGCAGCCGGTCTATGCCCATATCCCGCTGATCCACGGATCGGATGGAGCCAAGCTGTCGAAGCGCCACGGCGCACTGGGCGTGGATAGCTATCGCGACGAAATGGGCATCCTGCCCGAGGCTCTGTTCAATTATCTCCTGCGGCTCGGTTGGGGGCACGGCGACCGCGAGGAAATTTCGCGGGAGGAAGCCATCGCGCTGTTCGATCTGGACGGGGTCGGCAAAAGTCCCTCGCGCTTCGACATCAAGAAGCTGGAGAACCTGAACGGCCATTATATCCGCGAGGCGGACGACGACCGGCTTGCCTCGCTGGTGGCGGGCCGAATGCAGGAGGCAGTAGATACGGCGCTGCTGGAACGGGCCATGCCGGTCCTCAAGACCCGCGCGCGCAATCTGGACGAGATTGCCGATGGCGCTGCGTTTCTGTTTGCGAAGCGCCCGCTTAGCATCACCGACAAAGCGGCCAAGCTGCTGGACGACGATGCCCGGGCGCGACTATCCAGCATTTCCGCGCATTTGCAGGCGGAAAATGACTGGACAATCGAGGCTCTTGAGGCCAGTCTGAAACAACTCGCCGAGACGCTCGAACTGGGCCTCGGCAAACTGGCGCAGCCCATGCGGGCAGCGCTTACCGGGACGACGACCTCGCCCGGAATTTTCGATGTGCTCGTCCTGCTCGGGAGGGAAGAGTCGCTGGCGCGGATCGATGCGCAGTCGGTCCAGGCAGCGAACTGA
- a CDS encoding Hpt domain-containing protein — MLYENGALDATLAAAAGEDAALLAELRLAYAQSLERHIDLLGRARCDGNWNVAAMRLKGLAASFHSSDLITLAEEALVSAPGDPAIVRKLAKYQAEYAASLD, encoded by the coding sequence ATGCTGTATGAAAACGGTGCACTCGACGCCACTTTGGCGGCTGCGGCGGGCGAAGACGCCGCCCTGTTGGCAGAATTACGCCTGGCCTATGCCCAAAGCCTGGAACGCCATATCGACCTGCTGGGCAGGGCGCGCTGCGATGGCAACTGGAACGTCGCCGCGATGCGGTTGAAGGGGCTGGCCGCCAGCTTCCACTCCAGCGACCTGATCACCTTGGCCGAAGAGGCGCTTGTCTCCGCACCCGGAGATCCAGCCATCGTGCGCAAGTTGGCGAAATATCAGGCGGAATACGCCGCTTCCCTCGACTAA
- a CDS encoding ATPase, with protein MTRKSNLVAVGENAQQDAQSLDPHEIAGSQALPEDSASDDEWARDEWAEDPEVSSARGQWITPTLALLTIAGWTAFFGWVHHAAMLAGAPPAQWSAWITSWAVPVLLVVAVWLLARRTSIREAQRFGDTAAMLSNESARLEDRLTTVNRELSLAREFLAAETRELETLGRVAGDKLSEHAEHLQSLVRDNGKQVDAIASVSTTALENMDKLRGELPVIANSARDVSNQIGSAGRTAHGQLDDMVRGFERLNEFGQASENQVETLRSRITDAIGAFERQIGQMDDLTTARFAALRDQSEVFRAELDGREVEALADMRHRADSLNEEIGNARTALESEEEEALKSLRARLGSLREEAATIGNAVREQETAAIERWANSVGQMQDRLSEAVTTLSQIDEQALENSNAKLQALKDEADAIDGKLIERDKQFYDKLVQRGLQLDRQAEQAVSLLDERFADLDQRVAERSEAQIAAADMIAQRSGEIGQRVEEFRAEVAALAQQGGETERNLLSGAEQLAEKLAESRSMLDGTDSAIAGLTDASVRLLELVRGAAERAREDIPQALGEAEERLSTLRGEASTIREIMTEASDRGAALSEYVISSKDDGRDAAESIATLHGRLAQAGTDHAERLQALRREVEDLGRESDTVSAKAQDDLKNAIGVLEQAVRNAHEDLFAGTSDNIRAFADKVGGEAAEAVEKALREKTEGGIADLEERSAQAAHVSREATIQLRDQLAKVNELAGNLETRVNRARERAEEQVDNDFSRRVALITESLNSNAIDISKALATDVTDTAWASYLRGDRGIFTRRAVSLLDSTEARDIAEVYDADPDFREHASRYIHDFEAMLRTMLSTRDGNALGVTLLSSDMGKLYVALAQALDRLREQ; from the coding sequence ATGACCCGTAAATCCAATCTTGTCGCCGTTGGCGAAAATGCGCAGCAAGATGCGCAGTCGCTCGACCCGCACGAAATCGCCGGGTCGCAGGCGCTGCCTGAGGACAGCGCTTCGGATGACGAATGGGCGCGCGACGAATGGGCGGAAGATCCTGAAGTCTCGTCCGCAAGAGGCCAATGGATAACACCGACGCTAGCGCTGCTTACTATCGCCGGATGGACCGCGTTTTTCGGATGGGTTCACCATGCCGCGATGCTGGCCGGTGCGCCGCCCGCGCAGTGGAGCGCCTGGATTACCTCATGGGCGGTTCCGGTATTGCTGGTGGTAGCCGTGTGGCTGCTGGCCAGGCGTACATCGATTCGCGAGGCGCAGCGTTTCGGCGATACTGCGGCGATGCTTTCGAATGAATCCGCCCGGTTGGAAGATCGTTTGACGACGGTGAACCGCGAATTGTCGCTCGCCCGCGAATTCCTGGCGGCCGAAACGCGCGAACTCGAAACGCTTGGCCGGGTGGCGGGTGACAAGCTTTCCGAACATGCCGAGCATCTGCAAAGCCTGGTGCGCGACAATGGCAAGCAGGTCGATGCGATTGCCAGTGTCAGCACCACCGCACTGGAGAATATGGACAAGTTGCGCGGCGAATTACCTGTAATTGCCAATTCGGCGCGCGATGTATCGAACCAGATCGGCAGTGCCGGGCGCACCGCGCATGGCCAGCTCGACGATATGGTTCGCGGATTCGAGCGGCTTAACGAGTTTGGTCAAGCGAGCGAGAACCAGGTCGAAACGCTGCGCTCGCGCATCACGGATGCCATTGGCGCTTTCGAACGCCAGATCGGCCAGATGGACGACCTCACCACCGCTCGCTTCGCCGCTTTGCGGGATCAGAGCGAAGTCTTCCGTGCCGAGCTCGATGGGCGTGAAGTGGAAGCGCTTGCCGATATGCGCCACCGTGCGGACAGCTTAAACGAGGAAATCGGCAACGCCCGCACCGCCTTGGAAAGCGAGGAAGAAGAGGCGTTGAAATCACTGCGGGCAAGGCTCGGTTCCTTGCGCGAAGAGGCTGCAACCATCGGCAATGCGGTGCGAGAGCAGGAAACAGCGGCGATCGAGCGCTGGGCCAATTCGGTCGGGCAGATGCAGGATCGTCTGTCCGAAGCGGTCACGACACTTTCGCAAATCGACGAACAGGCGCTGGAAAATTCCAACGCCAAGCTGCAGGCGCTGAAAGACGAGGCGGATGCGATCGATGGCAAGCTGATCGAGCGCGACAAGCAGTTTTACGACAAGCTTGTCCAGCGCGGCCTTCAGCTCGACCGGCAGGCCGAGCAGGCCGTATCGCTGCTAGATGAACGCTTTGCCGATCTCGATCAAAGAGTAGCCGAACGCAGCGAAGCGCAGATCGCTGCCGCCGATATGATTGCACAGCGGAGCGGCGAGATCGGCCAGCGTGTGGAGGAATTCCGCGCCGAGGTCGCTGCGCTGGCGCAGCAGGGCGGGGAAACCGAACGGAACCTGCTCTCCGGGGCAGAGCAACTGGCCGAAAAGCTGGCCGAAAGCCGCTCCATGCTCGACGGCACCGACAGTGCGATTGCGGGATTGACCGATGCCAGCGTCCGCTTGCTGGAACTGGTTCGCGGTGCGGCTGAACGCGCGCGCGAAGATATTCCGCAGGCGCTGGGCGAGGCTGAAGAACGGCTCTCAACCCTGCGCGGTGAGGCATCGACCATTCGCGAGATTATGACGGAGGCATCGGACAGGGGTGCAGCTCTGTCCGAATATGTGATTTCTTCCAAAGACGATGGGCGCGACGCAGCGGAATCGATCGCTACCCTGCATGGCCGATTGGCGCAGGCCGGCACCGACCATGCGGAGCGGTTGCAAGCATTGCGCCGCGAAGTCGAGGATCTCGGAAGGGAGAGCGACACCGTCTCTGCCAAGGCGCAGGATGATCTGAAAAATGCCATCGGCGTGTTGGAGCAAGCGGTGCGCAATGCGCATGAGGACCTGTTCGCCGGCACTTCCGACAACATTCGCGCATTTGCGGACAAGGTTGGCGGAGAGGCTGCCGAAGCGGTGGAAAAGGCGCTGCGAGAGAAGACCGAAGGCGGGATCGCCGATCTTGAGGAACGCTCTGCCCAGGCGGCGCATGTCAGCCGTGAAGCGACCATCCAGCTGCGCGACCAGCTGGCCAAGGTCAACGAATTGGCAGGCAATCTGGAAACCCGCGTCAACCGCGCCCGCGAACGCGCCGAAGAGCAGGTCGACAATGATTTCAGCCGCCGCGTGGCGCTGATTACCGAGAGCCTGAATTCCAACGCCATCGATATATCCAAGGCTCTGGCAACCGATGTCACCGACACGGCCTGGGCAAGCTATCTACGCGGCGATCGCGGAATATTCACTCGCCGTGCCGTGTCGCTGCTCGACAGCACCGAGGCGCGCGATATTGCCGAGGTCTACGATGCAGATCCGGATTTCCGCGAACATGCGAGCCGCTATATCCACGATTTCGAAGCGATGCTGCGCACCATGCTGTCCACCCGCGATGGCAACGCGCTCGGCGTGACGCTACTCAGTTCCGATATGGGCAAGCTCTACGTGGCGCTGGCACAGGCGCTCGACCGGCTGCGCGAACAATAG
- a CDS encoding citrate synthase, with translation MGDNNAKLDLGGESYDFPVLGGTCGPDVVDIRKLYGSTGAFTYDPGFKSTASCESALTYIDGEEGVLLHRGYPIGQLAEKSSFMETSYLLLNGELPSADELEDFNYTITRHTMLHDQLRQFYQGFRRDAHPMAIMCGVVGALSAFYHDSTDISDPEHRKISSHRLIAKMPTIAAAAYKYSVGQPMMQPDNSLSYTGNFLRMTFGVPAEEYEVIPAVESAMDKIFILHADHEQNASTSTVRLAGSSGANPFACIAAGIACLWGPAHGGANEAALNMLREIGTPENIPKYIERAKDKNDPFRLMGFGHRVYKNYDPRATVMQKTVREVFDALNVKDPIFETALQLEEIALNDDYFAEKKLFPNVDFYSGIILSAIGFPTAMYTALFALARTVGWVAQWNEMISDPGQVIGRPRQLYTGPTQRDYVPVDKR, from the coding sequence GTGGGCGATAATAATGCGAAGCTGGATTTGGGCGGTGAATCCTACGATTTTCCCGTACTTGGCGGAACTTGCGGGCCGGATGTCGTGGACATCCGCAAACTATATGGCAGCACCGGCGCCTTCACCTACGATCCCGGCTTCAAATCGACCGCCAGCTGCGAAAGCGCGCTGACCTATATCGATGGCGAAGAGGGCGTGCTGCTGCATCGTGGTTATCCGATCGGTCAGCTGGCCGAGAAATCCAGCTTCATGGAAACATCCTACCTGCTGCTGAATGGCGAGCTGCCCTCCGCCGACGAGCTGGAAGATTTCAATTACACCATCACCCGCCACACGATGCTGCACGATCAGCTGCGCCAGTTCTACCAGGGCTTCCGGCGCGATGCGCATCCGATGGCGATCATGTGCGGCGTGGTGGGCGCACTCAGCGCATTCTACCATGACAGCACCGATATTTCGGACCCTGAACATCGCAAGATTTCCAGCCACCGGCTGATCGCCAAAATGCCGACTATTGCGGCAGCGGCGTATAAATATTCGGTCGGGCAACCGATGATGCAGCCGGATAATTCGCTGAGCTATACCGGCAATTTCCTACGCATGACCTTTGGTGTGCCGGCGGAAGAATACGAGGTCATCCCCGCTGTCGAAAGCGCGATGGACAAGATTTTTATCCTCCATGCCGATCATGAACAAAACGCCAGCACCTCGACCGTGCGGCTCGCCGGTTCGTCCGGTGCTAATCCGTTTGCCTGCATCGCGGCGGGTATCGCCTGCCTGTGGGGCCCGGCGCATGGCGGGGCCAACGAAGCGGCGCTGAACATGCTGCGCGAAATCGGTACGCCTGAAAATATCCCGAAATATATCGAGCGGGCCAAGGACAAGAACGATCCGTTCCGCCTGATGGGTTTCGGCCACCGTGTGTACAAGAATTACGATCCGCGTGCGACCGTGATGCAGAAGACGGTCCGCGAAGTGTTCGATGCCTTGAACGTGAAGGATCCGATCTTCGAGACGGCTCTGCAGCTGGAAGAAATAGCCCTGAACGACGATTATTTTGCCGAGAAGAAGCTGTTCCCCAACGTCGATTTCTATTCGGGCATCATCCTGTCCGCGATCGGTTTCCCGACCGCGATGTACACCGCCCTGTTCGCTCTCGCCCGCACGGTGGGCTGGGTCGCGCAATGGAACGAGATGATTTCCGATCCCGGCCAGGTAATCGGCCGCCCGCGCCAGCTCTATACCGGGCCGACGCAGCGCGATTATGTCCCGGTAGACAAGCGCTAA
- a CDS encoding DUF1467 family protein, with the protein MQWTSITAIYALFWVMTAFVSLPFGVKTSDELGVEKIRGQADSAPANFRGGRLVLRSTIIAALLTGLYVANYNYGWIAIEDIDLFSRPRGAAES; encoded by the coding sequence ATGCAGTGGACTTCCATCACCGCGATCTATGCGCTGTTCTGGGTTATGACGGCGTTCGTTTCGCTACCCTTCGGCGTGAAGACTTCGGACGAGCTGGGAGTGGAGAAGATCCGCGGCCAGGCAGACAGCGCACCGGCCAATTTCAGGGGCGGGCGGCTAGTACTGAGATCGACGATTATCGCTGCCCTGCTGACCGGCCTTTACGTCGCCAATTACAATTATGGCTGGATCGCGATCGAAGATATCGACCTGTTCAGCCGCCCGCGAGGGGCCGCCGAAAGCTGA